In the Candidatus Omnitrophota bacterium genome, one interval contains:
- a CDS encoding prepilin-type N-terminal cleavage/methylation domain-containing protein encodes MKRHGFTLVEILVVLVVIGILISLVIPNALRAIDIANTRSCANNIRTLDSAIQLHFAQNRTWPTALDDLCPFLDAASCTAGVNVMVCPVDATIPYTFLVDANNNNSSIDRGSAGAGHFATFPDTHN; translated from the coding sequence GAAAAGACATGGATTTACGTTGGTTGAGATTTTAGTTGTTTTGGTTGTTATTGGTATTTTGATTTCACTTGTTATTCCAAATGCTTTGCGAGCCATTGATATTGCAAATACGCGTTCATGTGCGAATAATATTCGTACTTTGGATTCTGCGATTCAGCTTCATTTTGCTCAGAATCGTACTTGGCCAACTGCTTTAGATGATCTTTGCCCCTTTCTTGATGCAGCGTCTTGTACTGCTGGAGTTAATGTTATGGTCTGTCCTGTAGATGCGACCATTCCTTATACGTTTTTAGTTGATGCAAATAATAATAATAGCTCAATTGATCGAGGATCGGCGGGAGCGGGACATTTTGCGACTTTTCCAGATACGCACAATTAA